The genomic stretch ATCGGCCAGAAGCTGCTGAACCAGTCGCCGATCGATACGCTGCCGCTGCAGAACGCGGTGAGCCTCGTGCTGTGCGTTGGGTTCGCCATCGCGCATCCCGCGCAATCGCTGGTATTCATGCCCAGCCTGCCCGGCATCGCTGCCTTGTTGTGGATGGGCGTGGTGATGTCGGTGGGTGCGCAGTTGCTGTTCTACCGGCTCATGCAGCACGGCAACCTCGTCAACGTGACGAGCTTGTTCTACCTCGTGCCGGTTGTCACGGCGCTGCTGGATGATCTTGTGCTGGGGCATCGCCTTGCGCCCGTTGCAGTGGCGGGGATGGCGATGATTCTGCTGGGGTTGGCGGTGGTATTCCGGGTGCGGCGGTAGATTGGTGTGCGGTTGCCGCTAGGCGGACGGCAACCGCACCGTCACCCGCAGCCCGCTGGCACGATCATCCGCCTCGCCGAGTTCCACCTCCCCGCCGAGTCGCCGCACCACCGTACTCACGATCGACAACCCGAGCCCCGAGCCGGTCGCCTCATTGCCGAGCACCCGATAGAACGGGTCGAACACGCGCGCGCGCTCTTCTAGGGGGATGCCGGGCCCGGTGTCCTGCACGGCAATCGACACAACGTGCGCGTCATTGGCGACCGACAGGTCGATGCGCCCGCCTTCCGGCGTGTAGCGAATCGCGTTGTCCACCAGGTTGCGCACTACGACAAAGAGATCGAGTTCGCTGGCATGGACGCGTGCATCGGCTTCGGTGGTGACGCCCATGTCGAGCTGTTTGGCGTCCGCAAGCGGCATGAGGTCTTCCAGCACGCTGCGGAACACGCTTTGGACGGAGACGGTGCCCGTTGGCACGCCGGTGGCCTCTTGCGCGCGCGCCAGGGTGAGGAGCTGTTCGAGCAGCCCACGGCTACGCTCGATGCCCTGGCGCAGCGTGCCAAGACGCGCCTGCGCGTCGGGTGACATCGCAGCCTGCCCGAGCCGCTCGGCCTGCAGCGACAGTGCGGACAGGGGGGTGCGCAGTTCGTGCGCGGCATCGGCAACAAAGCGGTGCTGGGCGTCCATGGACTGCTGCACGCGCGCGAGCAGGCGGTTGATGGCGACCACGAACGGGCGCACTTCGTCGGGCACGACTTCAGGGGCGATGGCGTGCAGTTGCCGCTC from Ralstonia pickettii encodes the following:
- a CDS encoding ATP-binding protein yields the protein MDGAQGAMTADAPSGASVQRRLSVWLSVIIVAVAVLAGGFAFASAFREAYALQDDVLRQVGAMFDPEHLPAPGNPANEPKVSDTEARVIVQVLPPAGGAPTADTPVLTDGMQTARLGARQYRVWVRTLVNGQRIAVAQETAVRDETARDSALRTLMPFLILVPILLLAVAHVLRKMFAPIKRLAHEVDQRDERQLHAIAPEVVPDEVRPFVVAINRLLARVQQSMDAQHRFVADAAHELRTPLSALSLQAERLGQAAMSPDAQARLGTLRQGIERSRGLLEQLLTLARAQEATGVPTGTVSVQSVFRSVLEDLMPLADAKQLDMGVTTEADARVHASELDLFVVVRNLVDNAIRYTPEGGRIDLSVANDAHVVSIAVQDTGPGIPLEERARVFDPFYRVLGNEATGSGLGLSIVSTVVRRLGGEVELGEADDRASGLRVTVRLPSA